From a single Candidatus Binatia bacterium genomic region:
- a CDS encoding tRNA guanosine(34) transglycosylase Tgt: ELDLPGYAIGGLSVGEPRQLTREIVESTLEHLPKDKPRYLMGVGTPEEIVAYAGLGVDMMDCVLPTRAARHGLVFTSEGKVNIKNARYAQDEGPLDPNCGCKVCARYSRAYLRHLYATGEILGQVLNSVHNLAYYLDTMRQVRQSIELGEFRNSFPVSGLRI; encoded by the coding sequence GAACTCGATCTCCCCGGCTACGCTATTGGCGGGCTCAGCGTCGGCGAGCCCCGCCAACTGACTCGCGAGATCGTCGAGTCCACACTGGAGCATCTTCCGAAAGACAAGCCCCGCTACCTGATGGGTGTGGGCACGCCGGAAGAAATCGTCGCCTATGCCGGTCTCGGTGTGGACATGATGGATTGCGTGCTTCCCACGCGCGCCGCCCGCCATGGACTGGTGTTCACCTCGGAGGGCAAGGTCAATATCAAGAACGCCCGCTATGCCCAGGACGAGGGCCCGCTCGACCCGAACTGCGGGTGCAAGGTCTGCGCCCGCTATTCCCGCGCCTATTTGCGCCACCTGTACGCCACCGGCGAGATCCTCGGGCAGGTCCTGAATAGCGTCCACAACCTGGCCTACTACCTTGACACCATGCGCCAAGTGCGGCAATCTATAGAGCTTGGGGAATTCAGGAATTCCTTTCCGGTATCCGGTCTCAGAATTTGA
- the yajC gene encoding preprotein translocase subunit YajC has protein sequence MTSLQSITAILAQSTGGGGGMVMWLPLILIFVIFYFLLIMPQQKRQKKWQLMLNELKTGDRVMTQGGIAGTIVALRDTSIHLRVPPDNLRLEVSKNAVVSVMGPEELKS, from the coding sequence TTGACCAGCTTGCAATCGATAACGGCAATCCTGGCCCAATCGACGGGCGGGGGCGGCGGCATGGTGATGTGGCTGCCCTTGATACTGATCTTTGTAATTTTTTATTTCCTGCTCATTATGCCGCAGCAGAAACGGCAGAAGAAGTGGCAGCTGATGTTGAACGAGCTCAAGACGGGTGACCGCGTCATGACGCAGGGCGGTATCGCGGGCACCATCGTCGCCCTGCGCGACACCTCGATTCATCTCCGCGTTCCGCCCGATAATCTGCGGCTGGAAGTGAGCAAGAACGCCGTCGTCTCCGTAATGGGACCGGAAGAATTGAAGAGCTAG
- the secD gene encoding protein translocase subunit SecD, whose product MLAFLIGIIGIPKGLNGQSLIASIQDRIHLGLDLKGGTHLILQVRVNEAVNSDSDRAIETLKEQMRAKNIAYADVAKPDPVNNSDRVLIKGVPPESAADLRSVVQDRLSDYDLSSGPENSWVLAMKPQTLKDIKTRAVAQAIETIRNRIDQLGVSEPVIEEHGLGQYQILVQLPGVDDPARVKQIMQSTAMLEIRQAVDGPFPTEQAALQAHNGILPPDTVLLPEGPLMKRRAGNTQDTGDQFYIVSRTAAVSGRDLRDAQMTRDENNRPAVGFTLTAEGGRRFAQFTGAHVNDKLAVVLDHKVQQVATIQEQIHDQGRITGSFSEEESKDLSMVLRSGALPAGITYLQESTVGPSLGADSIRHGVLAAVIGMLAVMVFMLVYYRGAGINADLALILNLIILLGFLGFSGATLTLPGIAGVILTVGMGVDSNVLIFERIREELRNGKTAPSAVEQGFGRAWVTIVDTHVTTIVSAFILFIFGTGPVKGFAVTLTFGLLANLFTAVFVSRVIFDAHVNNLKRGDALSI is encoded by the coding sequence ATGCTGGCTTTCCTTATCGGCATTATCGGGATTCCGAAGGGACTGAACGGCCAGTCGCTCATCGCCTCGATTCAGGACCGCATTCACCTTGGCCTCGACCTCAAGGGTGGTACTCACCTCATTCTCCAGGTCCGGGTCAACGAGGCGGTGAACTCCGACAGCGATCGCGCCATCGAGACGCTCAAAGAGCAGATGCGCGCCAAGAACATCGCCTACGCCGACGTCGCCAAGCCCGATCCGGTCAATAATTCCGATCGCGTCCTCATCAAGGGCGTTCCACCCGAATCGGCCGCCGACCTGCGCAGCGTCGTGCAGGACCGCCTTTCCGATTACGACCTCAGCTCCGGCCCGGAAAATTCCTGGGTGCTGGCGATGAAGCCGCAGACGCTCAAAGACATCAAGACGCGCGCCGTGGCCCAGGCCATCGAGACCATCCGCAACCGCATCGACCAGCTCGGCGTCAGCGAGCCGGTCATCGAGGAGCATGGTCTGGGTCAGTACCAGATCCTGGTACAGCTCCCCGGCGTTGACGATCCTGCCCGGGTCAAGCAGATCATGCAGTCCACCGCCATGTTGGAAATCCGGCAAGCGGTTGACGGGCCATTTCCCACCGAACAGGCGGCGCTCCAGGCGCACAACGGCATCCTCCCGCCGGACACGGTGCTGCTGCCCGAAGGTCCTCTGATGAAGCGCCGCGCCGGCAACACCCAGGACACCGGCGATCAGTTCTATATCGTTTCGCGTACCGCGGCCGTGAGCGGTCGTGATCTTCGTGACGCGCAGATGACGCGCGACGAGAACAACCGTCCCGCCGTCGGCTTCACCCTCACCGCCGAAGGCGGCCGCCGCTTCGCGCAGTTCACCGGCGCCCACGTCAACGACAAGCTGGCCGTCGTGCTTGACCACAAGGTCCAGCAGGTGGCTACCATCCAGGAGCAGATCCACGATCAGGGCCGCATCACTGGCAGCTTCTCCGAAGAAGAGTCCAAGGACCTTTCCATGGTGCTGCGCTCCGGCGCTCTGCCGGCGGGCATCACCTACCTGCAGGAGAGCACCGTGGGCCCCTCGCTGGGGGCGGATTCCATTCGCCACGGCGTGCTGGCCGCCGTCATCGGCATGCTCGCGGTCATGGTCTTCATGCTGGTGTACTACCGCGGCGCCGGCATCAACGCCGACCTGGCGCTGATCCTGAACCTGATCATCCTGCTTGGGTTCCTCGGTTTCAGCGGTGCTACCTTGACCCTGCCCGGAATCGCCGGCGTGATCCTGACCGTCGGCATGGGCGTCGATTCCAACGTGCTTATCTTCGAGCGTATTCGCGAGGAGTTGCGCAACGGTAAGACGGCTCCTTCCGCGGTGGAACAGGGATTTGGCCGGGCCTGGGTGACCATCGTGGATACGCACGTCACCACCATCGTCTCCGCCTTCATCCTGTTCATCTTCGGTACCGGCCCGGTGAAGGGCTTCGCCGTCACGCTGACCTTCGGTCTGCTGGCCAACCTGTTCACCGCCGTGTTCGTATCGCGCGTGATCTTCGACGCGCACGTGAACAACCTGAAGCGCGGCGACGCGCTGAGCATTTAA
- the secF gene encoding protein translocase subunit SecF: MEFFRNPNIQFLKYKWYFLAFSLVFSLAGLISMGVRKHNTGEWVPLGVEFRGGTVVYVKFTHPPDNNAIRSAIDKSGLHNARIQRFGEAKNNEVLIALDIKETSEQALDQGKNQIIGALEPVTPAAGKKDLNNASALDVSEFLMSKDPLHAGTDAAQRYAALAQQITSFRDKDSGGVLSSVNDVSRGGIAAEVVGSLNDGFYVSDFAVRNVEIVGPQVGQQLQTQAKLAILYSLLGMLVYLWFRFELIYGVAAVVACFHDTLITVGAFSLLNIEISLTVVAAVLTLVGYSMNDTIVVFDRIRENVKLLRRESLAEIVDRSINQTLSRTVLTSGLTFLTVLSLFLFGGEVLHGFSLALVIGIVIGTYSSIFIASPMLVAYQDWRLRKARQPAQVAVASGRRDREKVRAKG, encoded by the coding sequence ATGGAGTTTTTTCGGAACCCGAATATCCAATTTCTGAAGTACAAGTGGTACTTCCTGGCCTTCTCGCTGGTCTTCAGCCTTGCCGGCCTCATCTCGATGGGTGTCCGCAAGCACAACACTGGCGAGTGGGTCCCGCTGGGCGTTGAGTTCCGCGGCGGCACCGTGGTGTACGTGAAATTCACCCATCCGCCCGACAACAATGCCATTCGCTCCGCCATCGACAAATCCGGCCTGCACAACGCCCGCATCCAGCGCTTCGGCGAAGCCAAGAACAACGAAGTGCTGATCGCGCTCGATATCAAGGAGACCAGCGAACAGGCGCTCGACCAGGGCAAGAATCAGATCATCGGCGCGCTCGAACCGGTCACTCCTGCCGCCGGCAAGAAAGACCTCAACAACGCCAGCGCCCTCGACGTCTCCGAATTCCTGATGTCGAAGGACCCGCTGCACGCCGGTACCGACGCCGCCCAGCGCTATGCCGCCCTCGCCCAGCAGATCACCAGTTTCCGCGACAAGGACAGCGGCGGCGTACTCAGCTCCGTGAACGATGTTTCCCGCGGCGGTATCGCGGCGGAGGTGGTGGGCTCGCTCAACGATGGGTTCTACGTTTCCGACTTTGCCGTCCGTAACGTGGAAATCGTCGGCCCGCAGGTTGGACAGCAGCTCCAGACGCAGGCCAAGCTGGCCATTCTTTATTCGCTGCTCGGCATGCTCGTGTACTTGTGGTTCCGTTTCGAGCTGATTTACGGCGTGGCCGCCGTCGTCGCCTGCTTCCACGACACGCTCATCACCGTCGGCGCGTTTTCGCTTTTAAATATTGAAATCTCGCTCACCGTCGTCGCCGCCGTCCTCACCCTGGTCGGCTATTCGATGAACGACACCATCGTGGTGTTTGACCGAATCCGCGAGAATGTTAAACTGCTGCGCCGCGAATCACTGGCCGAGATTGTGGACCGCAGCATCAATCAGACGCTGAGCCGGACCGTGCTCACGTCGGGCCTCACGTTTTTGACCGTGTTGTCGCTTTTCCTCTTCGGCGGAGAGGTGCTGCACGGGTTCTCGTTGGCTTTGGTGATCGGTATCGTGATCGGCACGTATTCGTCGATCTTTATCGCTTCGCCAATGCTGGTTGCATACCAGGATTGGCGTTTGCGCAAAGCTCGACAGCCGGCCCAGGTGGCGGTAGCCTCCGGACGGCGCGACCGGGAAAAGGTACGGGCGAAAGGTTAA